From the Terriglobia bacterium genome, one window contains:
- a CDS encoding NAD-dependent epimerase/dehydratase family protein: MGRPVALVTGASGEMGHLLLPALEHRGYDIVSLDLVPLEAAQSAWCAETVTASILDAEVLDDLFRRHHPEIVFHLAAVLSTKAERDPDLAYDVNTHGTVSLFRRARDEARVRGGSVRFFFPSSIAVYGLADARAKEAAGAVKENDWNCPSGMYGINKLYCETLGSYFTRRALERGEPGIDFRSIRFPGLVSAETLPSGGTSDYAPEMIHAAAQGKPYACFVRADTRLPFMTMPDAVDALLALTFADPRALTTRVYNIGAFSPSAAEIRAALLEPFPDARIDFEPEAARQAIVDTWPADVDDRRARVDWGHSPRLGLREALRDYLVPALLQRYGARAATR, encoded by the coding sequence ATGGGCCGACCCGTTGCGCTGGTCACGGGAGCGAGCGGAGAGATGGGGCACCTGCTCCTGCCCGCCCTCGAGCACCGCGGATACGACATCGTTTCGCTGGACCTGGTCCCGCTCGAGGCCGCGCAGTCCGCGTGGTGCGCCGAGACCGTCACGGCGAGCATCCTCGACGCCGAGGTCTTGGACGACTTGTTCCGCCGCCACCACCCCGAGATCGTCTTCCATCTCGCCGCGGTGCTCTCCACCAAGGCCGAGCGGGACCCGGATCTCGCCTACGACGTGAACACCCACGGTACCGTGTCGCTGTTCCGGCGCGCCCGCGATGAAGCTCGCGTCCGCGGCGGGAGCGTCCGCTTCTTCTTTCCCAGCAGCATCGCCGTCTACGGCCTCGCCGACGCGCGGGCCAAGGAGGCGGCCGGCGCGGTGAAGGAGAACGACTGGAATTGCCCGTCCGGCATGTACGGGATCAACAAGCTCTACTGCGAGACGCTCGGCTCCTACTTCACGCGCCGCGCACTCGAGCGGGGGGAGCCGGGGATCGACTTCCGCTCCATTCGATTCCCCGGCCTCGTGTCCGCGGAGACCCTTCCGTCCGGCGGCACCAGCGACTACGCGCCGGAGATGATCCACGCTGCCGCGCAAGGAAAGCCGTACGCGTGCTTCGTTCGCGCGGACACGAGGCTGCCGTTCATGACCATGCCCGACGCGGTCGACGCGCTGCTCGCACTGACGTTCGCCGACCCGCGGGCGCTGACGACGCGCGTGTACAACATCGGCGCCTTCAGTCCGTCGGCGGCCGAGATCCGTGCGGCGCTGCTCGAGCCGTTTCCCGACGCCCGCATCGACTTCGAGCCGGAGGCGGCACGACAGGCCATCGTGGACACCTGGCCCGCCGACGTCGACGACCGCCGCGCGCGGGTGGATTGGGGCCACTCGCCTCGCCTCGGGCTGCGCGAGGCGCTGCGGGATTACTTGGTCCCGGCGCTGCTGCAGCGGTACGGCGCACGCGCGGCAACGCGCTAG